Proteins found in one Mangifera indica cultivar Alphonso chromosome 15, CATAS_Mindica_2.1, whole genome shotgun sequence genomic segment:
- the LOC123197957 gene encoding microfibrillar-associated protein 1-like, with product MSVTAGVSDTVIAIRDKLRGKIGQTKVKRYWPGKAPEWADDIDEDNDIRMARAAALEKAFPSQEDSDVTKKDDPRLRRLAESRIDNRDEIRADHRRIRQAEIVSTEEEENKRQEGLDLEEEDEDALEERRRRIREKLLQREQEEAALLPEEEEEAVEEEEEEESEYETDSEEEHMGITMLKPVFVPKQERDTIAERERIEAEEEALEELAKRKLEERRIETKQILVEEVRKDEEIQKNLELEANIADVDTDDELNEAEEYETWKTREIARIKRDREAREAMVKEKEEIEKVRNMTEEERREWERKNPKPAPPPKQKWRFMQKYYHKGAFFQSDADDLSATAGSDHIFQRDFSSPTGEDKMDKTILPKVMQVKHFGRSGRTKWTHLVNEDTTDWNNPWTYNDPLRAKYNAKMAGMNAPITKPKGSKKLKDWETR from the exons ATGTCGGTGACAGCAGGTGTTAGTGATACTGTAATTGCTATTAGGGATAAGCTTAGAGGTAAGATTGGGCAAACGAAGGTTAAAAGGTACTGGCCTGGTAAAGCTCCTGAGTGGGCAGATGATATCGATGAAGATAATGATATAAGGATGGCAAGGGCTGCTGCCCTTGAGAAAGCTTTCCCTAGCCAGGAAGATTCAGATGTGACCAAGAAGGATGATCCTAGGCTACGTCGATTGGCTGAGAGTAGGATAGATAATCGTGATGAGATTAGAGCTGATCATAGACGCATTCGACAAGCTGAGATTGTATCGACTGAGGAAGAGGAAAACAAGAGGCAAGAAGGATTGGACCTGGAGGAAGAGGATGAAGATGCACTGGAGGAGAGGAGAAGAAGGATCAGAGAGAAGCTACTTCAGAGGGAGCAAGAAGAAGCAGCTCTACTTCCGGAGGAAGAAGAGGAGGCAgtagaagaagaggaggaagaggAATCTGAGTATGAGACTGactcagaagaagaacatatgGGTATAACTATGTTGAAGCCTGTGTTTGTACCAAAGCAGGAGAGAGATACCATTGCAGAGCGTGAGCGGATTGAGGCTGAAGAGGAAGCCCTTGAGGAGTTAGCAAAGAGGAAATTGGAAGAGAGAAGGATTGAGACAAAGCAAATACTTGTTGAGGAGGTTCGGAAGGatgaagaaattcaaaagaacTTGGAATTGGAGGCTAATATTGCTGATGTGGATACTGATGATGAACTTAATGAGGCGGAGGAGTATGAGACTTGGAAAACAAGAGAGATAGCAAGGATCAAGAGGGATAGGGAGGCTAGGGAGGCAATGGTGAAAGAGAAGGAAGAGATCGAAAAGGTGAGAAACATGACGgaggaagagagaagagagTGGGAGAGAAAGAATCCAAAACCTGCTCCACCACCAAAGCAGAAGTGGAGGTTTATGCAGAAATATTACCACAAGGGTGCCTTCTTCCAATCAGATGCAGATGACCTTTCTGCTACTGCCGGATCAGATCATATTTTCCAACGTGATTTCTCCTCTCCAACTGGAGAGGATAAGATGGACAAGACCATATTACCTAAGGTCATGCAGGTCAAGCACTTTGGTCGTAGTGGTAGAACTAAGTGGACCCATCTTGTCAACGAGGATACAACTGATTGGAACAACCC GTGGACATATAATGATCCTCTTCGCGCTAAGTACAATGCAAAAATGGCAGGAATGAACGCACCAATCACAAAACCCAAAGGAAGCAAGAAGTTAAAAGATTGGGAGACTCGATAA